The proteins below come from a single Dermacentor albipictus isolate Rhodes 1998 colony chromosome 7, USDA_Dalb.pri_finalv2, whole genome shotgun sequence genomic window:
- the LOC139047782 gene encoding uncharacterized protein has protein sequence MILLPTTVVKGRRMAGSSRAVITADSGRGTSFLDGLKDYRIVLPPLPTGEGLKTMVVLHCDTAGRPYRIEDFRQPMTEAGVIEQVGGIGAYQMSHVWLVNFRSEEAKKKLLDIGHIVVKGKTCVVFDPERQEVRLKVHWCAFNVSNETLRRAFAEYGEVKEVSSDRWKTGGFVNADSTTRVVRLVLREGASLERIPHQLRIGNGTVLVVVPGRAPICLRCRNTGHIRRDCKVPKCSECHAFGHEEAECTKSYARAATRGTFGDNSELHMDEDEAEQAASNPVVESQSAAALSDEKEGAMPGTRESAPSTPKSATTSMDTNSSQDIPRPSEKSNEEPMESDPAAAKRRHDDVSAMSQEQRLRLLDRQWGVGEGKKQRVTSGQRSSSLPRDDNPKT, from the coding sequence ATGATTCTGCTTCCGACCACGGTCGTGAAAGGACGCAGGATGGCTGGCTCTTCGCGAGCTGTGATAACGGCCGATTCTGGCCGCGGAACATCGTTTTTGGACGGCCTGAAAGATTACAGGATTgtactgccgccgctgccaaccGGAGAAGGACTGAAAACAATGGTTGTTCTTCACTGCGACACCGCTGGAAGGCCTTACAGGATAGAAGATTTCCGCCAGCCGATGACAGAAGCcggcgtcattgaacaggtgggCGGTATCGGAGCGTACCAGATGTCGCACGTCTGGTTAGTCAACTTCCGTAGTGAAGAAGCCAAGAAAAAGTTGCTCGACATCGGGCATATTGTTGTTAAAGGGAAGACTTGCGTTGTCTTTGACCCTGAAAGGCAGGAAGTGCGGCTGAAGGTGCATTGGTGTGCCTTCAACGTCAGCAACGAAACTCTGAGGCGGGCGTTCGCCGAGTACGGCGAAGTGAAAGAAGTTTCGAGCGATAGATGGAAGACCGGCGGGTTTGTAAACGCCGACTCGACTACTCGTGTTGTGCGGCTGGTTCTTCGAGAAGGTGCAAGCCTCGAGCGCATACCCCATCAGCTGCGTATCGGGAACGGGACAGTATTAGTCGTCGTGCCCGGGCGTGCGCCGATATGTCTCCGCTGCCGCAACACAGGCCACATTAGGCGGGACTGCAAGGTGCCCAAGTGCAGCGAGTGCCACGCCTTCGGGCATGAAGAGGCTGAATGCACGAAGTCATACGCCCGCGCCGCGACTCGAGGAACATTCGGCGATAATAGTGAGCTGCACATGGACGAGGATGAAGCTGAGCAAGCTGCCTCCAACCCAGTGGTCGAGAGCCAATCGGCCGCAGCGCTGAGCGATGAAAAGGAAGGCGCCATGCCAGGGACTCGTGAGTCAGCGCCCAGCACCCCCAAGTCGGCAACCACGAGCATGGATACCAATTCATCGCAAGATATACCACGCCCTTCTGAAAAAAGCAACGAGGAACCCATGGAGTCTGACCCTGCGGCTGCGAAACGACGCCACGACGATGTCAGTGCAATGAGCCAGGAGCAACGACTGCGTCTCCTAGACCGCCAGTGGGGCGTAGGTGAAGGGAAAAAGCAGCGTGTCACCAGCGGGCAACGATCGTCGTCGCTTCCTCGCGACGACAACCCGAAGACCTAA